From Gammaproteobacteria bacterium, one genomic window encodes:
- the mshL gene encoding pilus (MSHA type) biogenesis protein MshL, producing MTAPRDTSTGHIQAEPETPATATPIPSVVENPPALPAPQPTAEPERYTVVVNEVPVKELLFAVARDAGMNVDVNPAITGVVTLNAVQQTLPQILERIAEQVNLRYEIKSGTIVITPDTPYFQTYKVNFVNMSRDTTNTEAVSTQVTGTGGTDVAAGGTGGGTSGGSTSGGGQNNSTTSVTSTSNQRFWATLVNNMIAIVGETPTATNSPGSVPISKSVIPNPETGVITVLANSRQQAQIQKLLDQVMASAERQVLVEATIVEVTLNDRYTAGINWSKVAGSLGSQFKINVASAVAGGGAATPFNPASLGQFFTFNYNGNTTDVTLSLLKEFGDVKVLSSPKLMVLNNQTALLKVVDNQVYFTITTNTVVAGQTGAQNSTFQTNIHTVPVGLIMSVTPQINENSAVMLNVRPTITRINGFVADPNPSLQFAPNGTPLATPISNQIPVIQTREMESLLRVNSGQTAVLGGLMTDDIRATTQGVPWLQDIFPFGELFKQRDNNYVKKELVVFLRPTVIKDASLNGDFKSYKPFLNPPFDTGVVKPPEQTGNPAP from the coding sequence GTGACTGCGCCCCGCGATACCTCCACGGGCCACATCCAGGCCGAACCGGAAACGCCGGCCACGGCGACGCCCATCCCCAGTGTTGTTGAAAATCCGCCGGCATTGCCGGCACCGCAACCCACCGCCGAGCCCGAGCGCTACACCGTAGTCGTCAACGAAGTGCCGGTGAAAGAGCTGCTGTTCGCCGTCGCGCGCGATGCCGGCATGAACGTGGATGTCAATCCGGCGATCACCGGCGTGGTTACGCTCAATGCCGTGCAGCAGACGCTGCCGCAGATCCTGGAACGCATCGCCGAACAGGTAAACCTGCGTTATGAGATCAAGAGCGGCACCATCGTGATTACCCCCGACACACCGTACTTCCAGACCTACAAGGTCAATTTTGTCAACATGTCACGGGACACGACCAATACCGAGGCGGTCTCCACGCAGGTGACGGGCACCGGTGGCACCGATGTAGCGGCGGGAGGGACCGGCGGCGGCACGAGCGGCGGCAGTACCAGTGGCGGCGGCCAGAACAATTCCACCACCAGCGTCACCAGCACCTCCAACCAGCGTTTCTGGGCGACGCTGGTAAATAATATGATCGCAATTGTCGGAGAGACGCCAACCGCTACAAACTCGCCCGGCAGCGTGCCGATTTCAAAGTCCGTCATTCCCAATCCGGAAACCGGCGTGATTACCGTGCTGGCCAATTCCCGCCAGCAGGCCCAGATACAGAAGCTGCTTGATCAAGTGATGGCCAGCGCCGAACGGCAGGTGCTGGTCGAGGCCACCATCGTGGAAGTAACCCTGAATGATCGTTACACCGCCGGCATCAACTGGAGCAAAGTCGCGGGCTCACTCGGGTCGCAGTTCAAGATCAACGTAGCCTCCGCCGTGGCCGGCGGGGGGGCGGCGACCCCCTTCAATCCGGCGTCGTTGGGGCAGTTTTTCACCTTCAATTACAACGGAAATACTACCGATGTGACCTTGAGTCTGCTCAAGGAGTTTGGCGATGTAAAGGTGTTGTCGAGCCCCAAGTTGATGGTGCTTAACAACCAGACCGCGCTGCTCAAGGTGGTGGACAATCAGGTTTATTTCACCATCACGACGAACACGGTCGTTGCCGGGCAAACCGGGGCGCAAAACTCCACGTTCCAGACCAACATCCACACCGTCCCGGTCGGTCTCATCATGAGCGTCACGCCGCAGATCAACGAAAACAGCGCCGTCATGTTGAATGTCCGTCCCACAATCACGCGAATAAACGGATTTGTAGCCGACCCCAATCCGTCGCTGCAATTTGCGCCCAACGGAACACCGCTGGCCACTCCTATCTCGAATCAGATACCGGTGATCCAGACGCGGGAGATGGAATCGCTGCTGCGGGTCAACAGCGGTCAGACCGCGGTGCTGGGCGGATTGATGACCGACGACATTAGAGCCACGACGCAGGGTGTTCCCTGGTTGCAGGATATTTTCCCGTTTGGAGAATTGTTCAAACAGCGCGACAACAACTACGTGAAAAAAGAACTGGTCGTCTTCCTGCGACCCACGGTGATCAAAGACGCCAGCCTCAACGGCGATTTCAAGTCTTACAAGCCCTTCCTGAATCCCCCCTTTGACACCGGCGTTGTCAAACCGCCCGAGCAGACCGGCAATCCCGCACCGTGA
- a CDS encoding AAA family ATPase: protein MYYKYFGLRQAPFKITPDPRLFFTGGNRGATLDALIYAITSGEGIVKVLGEVGSGKTMLCRMLEVELPRNVEIVYFANPRLAPEHVLHAIAFELKLPVGSDDDRLKVLQVLQDFLLRKHADNRRVVVFIEEAQSMPVATLEEIRLLTNLETSEDKLLQIVLFGQPELDETLAQHEIRQLRERITYHFYLEPFSEEEIRAYINSRLLASGYRAGELFTPAAVRAIARHSRGLLRRINILADKAMLAAYAENATRIDRKQVLIAARDSEYHVEPSTRWWPWAVAAGLLVVLGAALYGWLTDTPFRFPEPPAMMKNLPGTVPGSLGASQLQDGRSTAGKYLAGSTGATPSAN from the coding sequence ATGTATTATAAATATTTCGGGCTCAGACAGGCGCCGTTCAAGATTACGCCGGATCCACGGCTGTTTTTCACCGGCGGCAATCGCGGCGCGACGCTGGATGCGCTGATCTATGCGATTACCAGCGGTGAGGGCATCGTCAAGGTGTTGGGCGAGGTCGGGAGCGGCAAGACCATGCTCTGCCGCATGCTGGAAGTGGAACTGCCCAGGAATGTCGAGATTGTCTATTTCGCCAATCCGCGGCTGGCCCCGGAACATGTCCTGCATGCCATTGCCTTTGAATTGAAATTACCAGTGGGCAGTGACGATGACCGGCTCAAGGTGTTGCAGGTGTTACAGGATTTCCTGCTACGCAAGCACGCCGACAACCGCCGGGTGGTGGTGTTCATCGAAGAGGCGCAAAGCATGCCGGTGGCCACACTGGAGGAAATCCGCCTGCTGACCAATCTCGAAACCAGCGAGGATAAACTGCTGCAAATCGTACTGTTCGGGCAGCCGGAACTGGATGAAACCCTGGCGCAGCACGAGATCCGCCAGTTGCGCGAGCGCATCACCTATCATTTTTACCTGGAGCCGTTCTCGGAGGAGGAAATCCGCGCCTACATCAACTCGCGTCTGCTGGCGAGCGGGTATCGCGCCGGCGAGCTTTTCACGCCGGCGGCCGTGCGTGCCATCGCCCGTCATTCGCGTGGCCTGCTCCGGCGCATCAACATCCTCGCCGACAAGGCCATGCTGGCGGCCTATGCGGAGAACGCCACCCGCATTGATCGCAAGCAAGTGCTGATCGCCGCGCGTGATAGCGAATATCACGTTGAACCCTCGACCCGATGGTGGCCGTGGGCGGTGGCTGCGGGTCTGCTGGTGGTGCTGGGTGCCGCGCTTTACGGGTGGTTGACGGATACGCCCTTCAGATTTCCGGAGCCGCCAGCCATGATGAAGAACCTCCCCGGGACAGTGCCTGGAAGTCTGGGGGCATCTCAACTGCAGGATGGACGTTCCACGGCCGGCAAGTATCTGGCGGGTTCGACAGGCGCGACACCGTCTGCAAACTAA
- a CDS encoding sigma-54 dependent transcriptional regulator, whose translation MSSLQTADRAAERPLLLLVDDDPLIIESLRFVLEDRYQVLTAATRGEVRSLLRRSSPPPSLALVDLGLPPAPHAPEEGFALVEDLLAFNRRMKILVLSGQNERANIRHALTLGAVDFVPKPCDIGLLKSRLEYQQMMLAAEQPEETQPSPARLLGDSPAMGTLRALIRQFAKTPFPVLIEGESGSGKELVAQAIHAESDRSEEKFLAINCAAFTPELLEAQLFGHARGAFTGAESAKPGFFEQAHGGTLFLDEIGEFPLSLQPKLLRVLENGEYYRIGETEPRRTEARILAATNRDLREEVRAGRFRPDLYHRLGVLTVRVPPLREREGDALSLFEMFRTLYAGRMPSFTLTKEGAERLRRYGFPGNVRELRNIVIRLSAKYASRSVGASEIEAELETECIPNAGDQNGGMEAEQALQRAGFILEETLAEWERRYIQAALRLSGGNISKAARLLGVNRTHLYSRLQRLGIHIGN comes from the coding sequence ATGAGCTCTCTGCAAACAGCTGATCGAGCCGCTGAGCGGCCCCTGCTCCTGCTTGTCGATGATGATCCGCTAATCATCGAATCCCTCCGCTTCGTTCTTGAAGACCGCTATCAAGTGCTGACCGCCGCCACGCGCGGCGAGGTCAGAAGCCTGCTGCGCCGATCTTCGCCCCCACCGTCGCTGGCGCTGGTTGATCTAGGTCTGCCGCCGGCGCCGCACGCGCCGGAGGAAGGCTTCGCGCTGGTGGAGGATCTACTGGCGTTCAACCGAAGGATGAAGATCCTAGTGCTGTCCGGCCAGAACGAGCGCGCCAACATCCGCCATGCGCTGACCTTGGGCGCGGTAGATTTCGTCCCCAAACCCTGCGATATCGGCCTGTTGAAATCGCGGCTGGAATACCAGCAGATGATGCTTGCCGCCGAACAGCCGGAGGAAACGCAACCCAGCCCCGCGCGCCTGCTCGGCGACAGTCCGGCCATGGGCACCCTGCGGGCACTCATCCGCCAGTTTGCCAAGACGCCCTTTCCGGTGCTGATTGAGGGTGAATCCGGCAGTGGCAAGGAGTTGGTTGCGCAGGCGATCCACGCGGAGAGCGATCGCTCGGAAGAAAAATTTTTGGCCATCAATTGCGCCGCCTTCACGCCGGAGTTGCTGGAGGCGCAGCTTTTCGGCCATGCCCGCGGCGCCTTTACCGGCGCCGAGTCCGCCAAGCCGGGGTTTTTCGAGCAAGCCCACGGGGGCACGTTATTTCTGGACGAAATCGGCGAGTTTCCCCTGAGCCTGCAACCCAAGCTGCTGCGCGTGCTGGAGAACGGCGAGTATTATCGCATCGGTGAAACCGAACCGCGCCGCACGGAGGCCCGCATCCTGGCCGCCACCAATCGCGATCTGCGCGAAGAGGTGCGCGCCGGCCGCTTCCGGCCCGATTTGTATCACCGCCTTGGCGTGCTGACCGTGCGTGTGCCGCCGCTGCGCGAGCGCGAAGGCGATGCGCTGAGCCTGTTTGAGATGTTTCGCACGCTGTACGCGGGCCGGATGCCATCATTTACGCTCACCAAGGAGGGCGCGGAACGGCTGCGCCGGTACGGTTTCCCCGGCAACGTGCGCGAACTGCGCAACATCGTCATCCGGTTGTCCGCCAAATACGCCAGCCGCAGCGTCGGCGCGTCGGAGATCGAGGCGGAACTGGAGACCGAGTGTATCCCGAACGCAGGGGATCAGAATGGCGGGATGGAGGCCGAGCAGGCACTTCAGCGCGCCGGTTTTATCCTCGAGGAAACCTTGGCAGAATGGGAACGACGCTACATCCAGGCGGCGCTGCGCTTGAGCGGCGGCAACATCAGCAAGGCGGCGCGACTGCTCGGTGTGAACCGCACACATCTCTACAGCCGGTTGCAGCGACTGGGGATTCACATCGGTAACTGA
- a CDS encoding EAL domain-containing protein, protein MQHSITPAPVNLPRTTVLVVENEAIIAMDLRQQLESLGYLVIGTVAEGEEAITLVREKKPSLVLMDIRLEGSMGGNGTAIQISRGFNVPVVFLIAPGDRSVSPPTETGIMPYGHLTRPFQAKELRAAVEVALYKSRLERELSESEQWFAATMRCAGEAVIATDIEARIIYLNPVAETLTGWKAEDARGREVEQVLRLSTGTAGAPIMSPSRRALRENTVVGIEHGAHLLNRDGAPVPVDCAAAPLRGEDGRLAGAVVVAREAGERLRREARLRDDEERARLFFELAPSGMAMVALDGRFLQANAALATMLGYELHELQTRTHAAVSYPGDLPQEQDQLRNLLSNQIPTAQFEKRYLHRDGKQIIWTLVHVSILREAGQPVCYLYQIHNISDRKKAEYEQAHLVCHDPLTGLANRVQLRADLDRLLAQARRHRRLLAVVFLDLDHFKQVNDDLGFEAGDELLKTVAARLKGMLRDSDCVARLGGDEFVLVLPDMDNFQNVMRLMGKLRAAVSRPLVLAGRELMVTLSAGVSIHPGDGGDAHTLLRNADNALHVAKAAGRNRVQFFGAELAQQAADWLDQETALQRALYGNELLLEYQPIVNMDGGHIVAFEALLRWRRNGELVLPRDFLSMAEGTGLIVAFGEWMLREACSAAVVWMAPLPLHINWSGPQLKEGRLAEMVAAVLKKTGLPAERLCLELTENLILDSDERQLERLAQLRMLGVSVAIDDCGSGHSSLSHLKRYKPQTLNLDIQFVRDVVTDANTTVILAATVAIAHKLGFQVVAKGVETAEQASRLRACGCDLGQGFYYSRPVAAAAVVDLIQAGRLPLGA, encoded by the coding sequence ATGCAGCACAGCATTACCCCCGCGCCGGTGAACCTGCCGCGAACTACCGTATTGGTAGTGGAGAATGAGGCCATCATAGCGATGGATCTCAGACAGCAACTCGAGTCTCTCGGCTATCTCGTGATCGGTACGGTGGCGGAGGGCGAAGAGGCCATCACCCTGGTGCGCGAGAAAAAACCGTCGCTGGTGCTGATGGACATCCGGCTCGAGGGATCGATGGGTGGCAATGGAACGGCCATACAGATCAGCCGCGGATTCAACGTTCCGGTGGTGTTTCTCATCGCCCCCGGCGATCGCTCCGTTTCCCCGCCCACAGAAACCGGAATCATGCCCTACGGCCATCTCACCCGGCCCTTTCAGGCGAAGGAATTGCGCGCCGCCGTCGAGGTGGCGTTGTACAAATCACGGCTGGAACGGGAGTTGAGCGAATCCGAGCAGTGGTTTGCCGCCACCATGCGTTGCGCCGGCGAAGCCGTGATTGCGACCGATATCGAGGCGCGGATCATCTATCTGAATCCCGTGGCCGAGACACTGACCGGCTGGAAGGCGGAGGATGCGCGGGGCCGTGAGGTGGAGCAGGTGCTGCGTTTGAGCACGGGCACCGCGGGCGCACCCATCATGTCGCCATCGCGGCGGGCACTGCGCGAGAACACGGTGGTCGGCATCGAGCATGGGGCGCACCTGCTGAATCGCGATGGCGCGCCCGTACCGGTGGATTGCGCCGCCGCCCCGCTGCGCGGCGAGGACGGAAGACTGGCGGGCGCGGTGGTGGTGGCGCGCGAAGCCGGCGAGCGGTTGCGGCGCGAGGCGCGACTGCGCGACGATGAGGAGCGGGCGCGGCTGTTTTTCGAACTGGCGCCCTCCGGCATGGCGATGGTGGCGCTGGACGGCCGTTTTCTGCAGGCCAATGCCGCGCTGGCGACCATGCTTGGTTATGAATTGCACGAGTTGCAGACAAGAACGCACGCGGCGGTCAGCTACCCCGGCGATCTGCCGCAGGAGCAGGATCAGCTTCGTAATCTGCTGTCGAATCAAATACCGACGGCGCAGTTCGAGAAACGCTATCTGCACCGCGATGGCAAACAGATCATCTGGACGCTGGTCCATGTTTCCATTCTGCGCGAAGCCGGGCAGCCGGTGTGTTATCTGTATCAAATCCACAATATCAGCGATCGCAAAAAGGCCGAATATGAGCAGGCCCACCTCGTCTGCCATGATCCACTGACCGGTCTGGCCAACCGCGTCCAATTACGGGCGGACCTGGATCGCCTGCTTGCCCAAGCACGCCGCCACCGCCGCTTGCTGGCGGTGGTGTTTCTGGATCTCGATCATTTCAAGCAGGTCAATGACGATCTGGGTTTCGAAGCCGGTGATGAATTGTTGAAGACCGTGGCCGCCCGCCTCAAGGGGATGCTGCGGGACAGCGACTGCGTCGCGCGGCTGGGCGGAGATGAATTTGTGCTGGTGTTGCCGGACATGGACAACTTTCAGAATGTCATGCGCCTCATGGGCAAACTGCGCGCGGCGGTGAGCCGGCCGCTGGTTCTGGCCGGCAGGGAATTGATGGTGACGTTGAGCGCCGGAGTGAGCATCCATCCCGGGGATGGCGGGGATGCGCACACATTGCTGCGGAATGCCGATAACGCCCTCCACGTTGCCAAAGCCGCGGGCCGCAACCGAGTGCAGTTTTTCGGCGCCGAACTGGCGCAGCAAGCCGCCGACTGGCTGGATCAGGAAACGGCATTGCAACGTGCGTTGTATGGTAATGAACTGCTGCTGGAATATCAGCCCATCGTTAACATGGACGGCGGCCATATCGTCGCCTTTGAAGCATTGCTGCGCTGGCGTCGTAACGGAGAACTGGTTTTACCGCGGGATTTTCTGTCCATGGCCGAAGGGACGGGTCTGATCGTCGCCTTCGGAGAGTGGATGTTGCGCGAGGCCTGCAGCGCCGCCGTCGTCTGGATGGCACCGCTGCCCCTGCACATCAATTGGTCCGGGCCACAACTCAAGGAAGGCCGTTTGGCGGAGATGGTCGCCGCCGTGCTCAAGAAGACGGGTCTGCCCGCGGAACGGCTGTGTCTTGAACTGACCGAGAACCTCATTCTCGACAGCGATGAAAGGCAACTGGAACGATTGGCGCAATTGCGGATGCTGGGCGTGTCGGTGGCCATCGATGACTGCGGCAGCGGCCATTCCTCCCTGTCCCACCTCAAGCGCTACAAGCCGCAGACCCTCAATCTCGACATTCAATTCGTGCGCGACGTCGTCACCGACGCCAACACCACGGTCATTCTTGCAGCCACCGTGGCCATTGCCCACAAGCTTGGTTTCCAGGTGGTGGCCAAGGGCGTCGAGACCGCCGAGCAGGCATCGCGGCTGCGCGCCTGTGGTTGTGATTTGGGCCAGGGTTTCTACTACAGCCGTCCGGTCGCCGCTGCTGCGGTGGTGGATTTGATTCAAGCCGGTCGGCTGCCGCTCGGCGCGTAA
- the metF gene encoding methylenetetrahydrofolate reductase [NAD(P)H] — protein sequence MKSQASFRRLFSFEFFPPRTPEAVGKLQTTRDRLAKLKPDFFSVTFGAGGSTRELTFETVQEIHKVTGLEAVPHVSCIGTPLTTIREVLQRYKAAGITHILALRGDLPSGTANYGELRYANELVEFIRRETGGVFHIEVAAYPEVHPQAVSQQDDLRNFKRKVDAGANAAITQYFYNADAYFRFVEDCERLGINIPITPGIMPIINYTQLVRFSDACGAEIPRWIIKRLRDFGDDRTAIRAFGIDVTTQLCARLLERGAPGLHFYTMNQAEASETVWRNLGLDVREGRQAVAGKR from the coding sequence ATGAAATCGCAAGCCAGTTTCAGGCGGCTCTTCAGCTTTGAGTTTTTCCCGCCGCGGACGCCGGAGGCCGTCGGTAAATTGCAAACCACGCGTGATCGCCTGGCGAAGCTGAAACCTGATTTTTTCTCGGTGACCTTCGGTGCCGGCGGCAGCACCCGCGAACTGACCTTCGAAACGGTGCAGGAGATCCACAAGGTGACCGGTCTCGAGGCGGTGCCGCACGTCTCCTGTATCGGCACGCCGCTCACCACCATCCGCGAGGTACTCCAGCGCTACAAGGCGGCGGGTATCACCCACATCCTCGCCCTGCGCGGCGATCTGCCCTCCGGTACCGCCAACTACGGCGAACTGCGCTACGCCAACGAGTTGGTGGAATTCATCCGCAGGGAGACCGGCGGGGTGTTTCATATCGAGGTGGCGGCCTATCCGGAGGTGCATCCACAGGCTGTCTCGCAGCAGGACGACTTGAGGAACTTCAAGCGCAAGGTGGATGCCGGCGCGAACGCAGCCATCACGCAGTATTTCTACAACGCCGACGCCTACTTCCGTTTTGTCGAGGATTGTGAGCGACTTGGCATAAATATCCCCATTACGCCCGGCATCATGCCCATCATCAACTATACTCAATTGGTGCGATTCTCGGACGCTTGTGGCGCCGAAATCCCGCGCTGGATCATCAAACGCCTGCGCGATTTCGGCGATGATCGTACCGCCATCCGTGCCTTCGGCATCGACGTCACCACGCAGTTGTGCGCACGGCTCCTGGAACGGGGCGCGCCGGGATTGCACTTCTATACCATGAACCAGGCCGAGGCCTCCGAGACCGTCTGGAGGAACCTCGGCCTGGACGTACGTGAGGGCCGGCAAGCCGTTGCCGGGAAACGTTAA
- the ahcY gene encoding adenosylhomocysteinase, protein MGAANPTPRNTAAHSDFYVADLSLAPWGRKEMAIAEGEMPALMAIREEYAAQKPLKGARIAGSLHMTIQTAVLIETLKALGAEVRWASCNIFSTQDHAAAAIATGGTPVFARKGETLDEYWDYTHRIFEFGKLGPNMILDDGGDATLLMHLGVRAEKDASILTKPSSDEEKSLYGAIKKRLASQPGWYSAMVRDIRGVTEETTTGVHRLYQMHKEGRLLFPAINVNDSVTKSKFDNIYGCRESLVDGIKRATDVMVAGKVTVVAGYGEVGKGSAQALRGLQAQVWVTEIDPICALQAAMEGYKVVTMDWAADKADLFVTATGNVNVITHAHMARMKNNAIVCNIGHFDNEIDVASLKKYQWENIKPQVDHIIFPDGRRIILLAQGRLVNLGCATGHPSYVMSSSFANQVLAQIELYNNTDRYPVGVYILPKHLDEKVARLQLKKLDAMLTELTDEQARYIGIPKAGPYKSEHYRY, encoded by the coding sequence ATGGGCGCCGCAAATCCGACTCCACGCAATACCGCTGCTCACAGCGACTTTTACGTCGCTGATTTGTCACTGGCCCCTTGGGGACGCAAGGAGATGGCCATCGCCGAGGGCGAAATGCCCGCCCTGATGGCCATCCGCGAGGAATACGCCGCGCAGAAACCGCTCAAGGGCGCGCGCATCGCGGGTTCCCTGCATATGACCATCCAAACGGCGGTGCTGATCGAAACCCTGAAGGCGCTGGGCGCGGAAGTGCGCTGGGCCTCGTGCAACATCTTTTCCACCCAGGATCACGCCGCCGCCGCGATAGCCACCGGCGGCACGCCGGTGTTCGCGCGCAAGGGCGAAACACTGGATGAATACTGGGACTACACCCACAGGATCTTCGAATTCGGCAAACTCGGGCCGAACATGATCCTGGACGACGGCGGCGATGCAACGCTGCTCATGCATCTCGGCGTCCGGGCGGAGAAGGATGCTTCGATACTCACCAAGCCGTCCAGTGACGAGGAGAAATCACTTTATGGCGCGATTAAGAAAAGACTGGCCTCCCAACCCGGCTGGTATTCGGCCATGGTCAGGGACATCCGGGGCGTGACCGAGGAGACCACGACCGGTGTGCACCGTTTGTACCAGATGCACAAGGAGGGGCGGCTGCTGTTCCCGGCCATCAACGTCAACGACTCCGTGACCAAATCGAAGTTCGACAACATCTACGGCTGCCGCGAGTCGCTGGTGGACGGCATCAAGCGCGCCACCGACGTGATGGTCGCCGGGAAGGTGACTGTGGTGGCGGGCTACGGCGAGGTGGGCAAGGGCAGCGCGCAGGCGTTGCGCGGTCTGCAGGCCCAGGTGTGGGTGACCGAGATTGATCCGATCTGTGCTTTGCAGGCGGCGATGGAGGGCTACAAGGTGGTGACGATGGACTGGGCCGCGGACAAGGCCGATCTCTTCGTCACCGCCACCGGCAACGTGAATGTCATCACGCATGCGCACATGGCGCGCATGAAGAACAATGCCATTGTCTGCAACATCGGCCACTTCGACAATGAGATCGACGTTGCTTCACTGAAAAAATATCAGTGGGAGAACATCAAACCGCAGGTCGATCACATCATCTTCCCCGACGGCAGGCGCATCATCCTGCTGGCCCAGGGCCGTTTGGTGAACCTCGGTTGCGCCACCGGTCATCCGAGTTATGTGATGAGTTCGTCTTTCGCGAACCAGGTGCTGGCGCAGATCGAACTCTACAACAACACCGACAGATATCCGGTCGGCGTGTACATCCTGCCCAAGCACCTCGACGAGAAGGTCGCGCGCTTGCAGTTGAAGAAGCTCGACGCGATGCTGACCGAGCTGACCGATGAACAGGCCAGATATATCGGCATACCCAAGGCCGGCCCCTACAAGTCGGAACATTACCGCTATTGA
- the metK gene encoding methionine adenosyltransferase: protein MPNDYLFTSESVSEGHPDKVADQISDAILDAILAQDVHSRVAAETLCNTGLVVLAGEITTKANVDYIAVARETIRMIGYDSTEYGIDYKGCAVLVAYDKQSPDIARGVNRAYDDNLDQGAGDQGMMFGYACDETPQLMPAAIYYAHRLVERQSKLRKTGKLPWLRPDAKSQVTLRYVDGRPRSVDTVVLSTQHAPDVSHRQIREAVIEEIIKPVLPKKMMRGKVKYLVNPTGRFVVGGPQGDCGLTGRKIIVDTYGGAAPHGGGAFSGKDPTKVDRSAAYAARYAAKNIVAAGLASRCLIQVSYAIGVAKPTSVMATTYGTGKLSDERLAALVQKHFDLRPRGIVKMLKLLRPIYGKTAAYGHFGRAEPEFTWERIDKATALRAALR from the coding sequence ATGCCAAACGATTATCTCTTCACCTCGGAGTCGGTGTCCGAGGGTCATCCCGACAAGGTCGCCGATCAGATTTCGGACGCCATCCTGGACGCCATTCTCGCACAAGACGTGCATTCGCGCGTGGCCGCCGAAACTCTTTGCAACACCGGCCTGGTCGTGCTGGCGGGCGAGATTACGACCAAGGCAAATGTCGATTACATCGCCGTGGCGCGCGAGACCATCAGGATGATCGGCTACGACAGCACCGAATACGGCATCGACTACAAGGGGTGTGCCGTGCTGGTGGCCTATGACAAGCAATCGCCGGATATCGCCCGGGGCGTGAACCGCGCCTACGATGACAACCTCGATCAGGGCGCGGGCGATCAAGGGATGATGTTCGGCTACGCCTGCGATGAAACTCCGCAGCTTATGCCGGCGGCCATTTATTACGCCCACCGCCTGGTCGAGCGCCAGTCGAAATTGCGCAAGACCGGGAAACTCCCATGGCTGCGGCCCGACGCCAAATCGCAGGTGACGCTGCGCTACGTGGATGGCCGGCCGCGTTCCGTCGATACCGTGGTATTGTCCACCCAGCATGCCCCGGACGTGAGCCATAGACAGATCCGCGAGGCGGTGATCGAGGAAATCATCAAGCCGGTTCTGCCGAAAAAAATGATGCGCGGGAAGGTGAAGTACCTCGTCAATCCCACTGGTCGTTTCGTGGTCGGCGGTCCCCAGGGCGATTGCGGACTCACCGGGCGCAAGATCATCGTTGACACCTACGGCGGCGCCGCACCGCACGGCGGCGGCGCATTTTCCGGCAAGGACCCGACCAAGGTCGATCGCTCCGCCGCCTATGCCGCGCGCTACGCGGCGAAGAACATCGTGGCCGCCGGTCTCGCCTCACGCTGTTTGATCCAGGTTTCCTACGCGATCGGCGTGGCGAAGCCCACCTCGGTGATGGCGACCACGTATGGCACCGGCAAACTGAGCGACGAGAGACTCGCCGCGCTGGTGCAGAAACATTTCGATCTGCGGCCGCGCGGCATCGTGAAAATGCTGAAGTTGCTGCGCCCGATTTACGGCAAGACCGCCGCCTATGGTCATTTCGGCCGCGCGGAGCCCGAATTCACTTGGGAACGTATAGACAAGGCCACCGCACTGCGGGCGGCGTTGCGATAA
- a CDS encoding thioredoxin family protein, giving the protein MALIHTPVCDFGANAPDFRLPDPDGKQWSLQDCRGERGTLVMFICNHCPYVQAVGRLIAADTRALLEHGVRSVAVMPNDYRAYPEDAPKHMRALAAELGFSFPYLIDETQNVARAYGAVCTPDFFGYNADLKLQYRGRLDATTPGRPAPKGTPRELLEAMIGVARNGQGPWDQTPSQGCSIKWREA; this is encoded by the coding sequence ATGGCGCTGATACATACCCCCGTCTGTGATTTCGGCGCCAATGCGCCGGACTTCCGCCTGCCTGATCCGGATGGCAAACAGTGGTCCCTGCAGGATTGCCGCGGCGAGCGCGGCACGCTGGTCATGTTTATCTGCAATCACTGTCCATACGTGCAGGCGGTGGGCAGGCTGATCGCCGCCGACACCCGCGCCCTGCTTGAGCACGGCGTGCGATCAGTCGCCGTCATGCCCAATGATTACCGCGCTTACCCGGAGGATGCGCCCAAGCATATGCGCGCACTGGCCGCCGAGCTTGGTTTCTCATTCCCCTATTTGATCGATGAAACGCAGAACGTCGCGCGTGCCTATGGCGCCGTCTGCACGCCGGATTTCTTCGGTTACAACGCCGATCTGAAACTGCAATACCGGGGGCGGCTGGACGCCACTACACCCGGCCGGCCTGCGCCCAAGGGCACGCCGCGGGAGCTACTTGAGGCCATGATCGGCGTCGCCCGCAACGGACAGGGACCCTGGGATCAGACCCCGAGTCAGGGCTGCTCCATTAAATGGCGGGAAGCGTGA